One region of Candidatus Polarisedimenticolaceae bacterium genomic DNA includes:
- the clpB gene encoding ATP-dependent chaperone ClpB, translating to MRMDRLTIKAQEALQEASAAAQSHGHPEIGPLHLLLALTSQQDGIVAPILEKLGADPRAVTARTEERLGSIPRVSGGSELGMSRGVVEILQSAEKAAKEFQDEYVSTEHLLLAIVRGKSEAAEILRQLGATPDNILHALREVRGASRVTDQNPEAKYQALQRYAKDLTDLARRGKLDPVIGRDEEIRRAIQILGRRTKNNPVLIGDPGVGKTAIVEGIARRIADGDVPETLRDRRVVALDLGALIAGSKYRGEFEDRLKAVLKEIQESEGRVILFIDELHTLVGAGAAEGAVDAANLLKPALARGELRCIGATTLNEYRKYIERDAALERRFQPVMVGEPSVEDTISILRGLKERYETHHRVRIQDGAIVAAATLSHRYIADRFLPDKAIDLVDEAAAKLKMEIDSVPAEVDEIQRRVTQLEIERQALKRERDLVSKERLGKLERELADRKETLAAAKSRWQAEKDSIVKIASLKEKLEQTKTDAERAQREAAYERASMLQYDVMPKLQRDLEAENARLALIQKDGAMLKEEVSEEDIAEIVSKWTGIPVSKMLEGEVQKLVHLDEQLRARVVGQDEAVRAVATAVRRARAGLKDPNRPVGSFLFLGPTGVGKTELARALAFTLFDDERAMIRIDMSEYMEKHSVARMIGAPPGYVGFDEGGQLTEAVRRRPYSVVLLDEIEKAHGDVFNVLLQVLDDGRLTDGRGRTVDFKNTILIMTSNLASSYILENAGADAGTIRRHVDRALREAFRPEFLNRIDDTVIFRALDQTDLLAIVDMQLDRFRKLLDERRIELVVTDTAKFKLAEDGYDPAFGARPLKRAIQRQIQDPLALKLLDGSVKPGSRVTASLENDEIVLHTAEVVVN from the coding sequence ATGCGAATGGACCGGCTCACCATCAAGGCCCAGGAGGCCCTTCAGGAAGCGAGCGCCGCGGCCCAGAGCCACGGCCATCCGGAGATCGGGCCGCTTCACCTGCTGCTCGCGCTGACGTCCCAGCAGGACGGGATCGTCGCGCCGATCCTGGAGAAGCTCGGCGCCGATCCGCGCGCCGTCACCGCCCGTACCGAGGAGCGCCTCGGCTCGATCCCCCGCGTCAGCGGCGGCTCGGAGCTGGGGATGTCCCGCGGCGTCGTCGAGATCCTCCAGTCCGCCGAGAAGGCGGCGAAGGAGTTCCAGGACGAGTACGTCTCGACCGAGCACCTGCTCCTCGCGATCGTCCGCGGCAAGTCCGAGGCGGCCGAGATCCTGCGACAGCTCGGCGCGACGCCCGACAACATCCTCCACGCGCTTCGCGAGGTCCGGGGCGCGTCCCGCGTCACCGACCAGAATCCCGAGGCGAAGTATCAGGCGCTCCAGCGATACGCGAAGGACCTCACCGATCTCGCGCGGCGCGGCAAGCTGGATCCGGTGATCGGCCGCGACGAGGAGATCCGCCGCGCGATCCAGATCCTGGGACGCCGCACCAAGAACAATCCGGTGCTCATCGGCGACCCCGGCGTCGGCAAGACCGCGATCGTCGAGGGGATCGCCCGCCGCATCGCCGACGGCGACGTGCCCGAGACGCTGCGCGACCGGCGCGTCGTCGCGCTCGATCTCGGCGCGCTCATCGCGGGCTCGAAGTACCGCGGCGAGTTCGAGGACCGTCTGAAGGCCGTCCTCAAGGAGATCCAGGAGTCCGAGGGTCGGGTCATCCTCTTCATCGACGAGCTGCACACGCTTGTCGGCGCCGGGGCCGCGGAGGGCGCCGTCGACGCGGCGAACCTCCTGAAGCCCGCGCTCGCCCGCGGCGAGCTGCGCTGCATCGGCGCGACGACCCTGAACGAGTACCGCAAGTACATCGAGCGCGACGCCGCGCTCGAGCGCCGCTTCCAGCCGGTGATGGTCGGCGAGCCGTCGGTCGAGGACACGATCTCGATCCTCCGCGGTCTCAAGGAGCGCTACGAGACCCACCACCGCGTCCGCATCCAGGACGGCGCGATCGTCGCCGCGGCGACCCTCTCGCACCGCTACATCGCCGACCGCTTCCTCCCCGACAAGGCGATCGACCTCGTCGACGAGGCGGCCGCGAAGCTCAAGATGGAGATCGACTCGGTCCCGGCCGAGGTCGACGAGATCCAGAGGCGCGTGACCCAGCTCGAGATCGAGCGCCAGGCGCTCAAGCGCGAGCGCGACCTCGTCTCGAAGGAGCGCCTCGGCAAGCTCGAGCGCGAGCTGGCGGACCGGAAGGAAACGCTCGCCGCCGCGAAGTCGCGCTGGCAGGCCGAGAAGGACTCGATCGTCAAGATCGCGTCGCTCAAGGAGAAGCTCGAGCAGACGAAGACCGACGCCGAGCGCGCGCAGCGCGAGGCGGCGTACGAGCGCGCCTCGATGCTCCAGTACGACGTCATGCCCAAGCTCCAGAGAGACCTCGAGGCCGAGAACGCGCGCCTCGCCCTGATCCAGAAGGACGGGGCGATGCTCAAGGAAGAGGTCTCGGAGGAGGACATCGCCGAGATCGTCTCCAAGTGGACCGGGATCCCGGTCTCGAAGATGCTCGAGGGCGAAGTGCAGAAGCTCGTCCATCTCGACGAGCAGCTCCGAGCACGGGTCGTCGGCCAGGACGAGGCGGTCCGCGCCGTCGCGACCGCGGTCCGCCGCGCGCGCGCCGGCCTCAAGGATCCGAACCGTCCGGTCGGCTCGTTCTTGTTCCTCGGCCCGACCGGCGTGGGCAAGACCGAGCTGGCGCGCGCCCTCGCCTTCACCCTCTTCGACGACGAGCGCGCGATGATCCGCATCGACATGTCCGAGTACATGGAGAAGCACTCGGTCGCCCGCATGATCGGGGCGCCTCCGGGCTACGTCGGCTTCGACGAGGGCGGGCAGCTCACCGAAGCGGTGCGCCGCCGCCCGTACTCCGTCGTGCTCCTGGACGAGATCGAAAAGGCGCACGGCGACGTCTTCAACGTGCTGCTCCAGGTGCTCGACGACGGGCGGCTCACCGACGGACGCGGCCGCACGGTCGACTTCAAGAACACGATCCTCATCATGACGTCGAACCTCGCGTCGTCGTACATCCTCGAGAACGCGGGCGCCGACGCCGGCACGATCCGGCGGCACGTCGACCGGGCGCTCCGCGAGGCGTTCCGGCCGGAGTTCCTGAACCGGATCGACGACACGGTGATCTTCCGCGCGCTCGATCAGACCGATCTGCTCGCGATCGTCGACATGCAGCTCGACCGCTTCCGGAAGCTTCTGGACGAGCGGCGGATCGAGCTCGTCGTCACCGACACGGCGAAGTTCAAGCTCGCCGAGGACGGCTACGATCCGGCGTTCGGCGCGCGTCCGCTCAAGCGGGCGATCCAGCGGCAGATCCAGGACCCGCTGGCGCTCAAGCTCCTGGACGGCTCCGTCAAGCCCGGCTCGCGGGTCACGGCGAGCCTCGAGAACGATGAAATCGTGCTGCATACCGCGGAAGTGGTCGTAAATTGA
- a CDS encoding metallopeptidase TldD-related protein, with protein sequence MEVAALLTALRTARPQGRAIAGFNFDITTIRRLVIGTKDRETGGPHAPVSLSDSLNARFKLVWDDGRVSRGVMERRAIESDPHPVLASALAAAYDDPDARTILGPSAFPDVPTLDPGTVKLAEGAIDPFVPRLEAIRARLADHGLKTWSGSMQAAHGNTRLLTSAGLDVEAEGTSTSWSVSFDGESVGAGKSGRRLEPFEEFALRLDRLVTLVLALRGTAPARPGGVVPVLFHPGVVEDYVLAVLLHNLDGEQVAHGTGAFTRAQFGSGFASLRPDLTLRTDPLVPFASGAYRFTREGVPAAPVTLIDRGRLATPMLDLKYARRLGLPPNAPPAAMDTLFFEGALAIDEPAALGAAAGGVLVLGVLGVHTQDFTSGDFSLSAPQSLAIGANGFEGRLRGTVSGNLFELLRSDDLAFVRFPGETTPGLLVRCRFDAQ encoded by the coding sequence ATGGAGGTCGCGGCGCTCCTCACGGCCCTCCGCACGGCGCGCCCTCAGGGCCGCGCGATTGCCGGCTTCAACTTCGACATCACGACGATTCGCCGGCTCGTCATCGGCACGAAGGACCGGGAGACCGGCGGGCCGCACGCGCCCGTGAGCCTCTCCGACTCGCTTAACGCCCGCTTCAAGCTCGTGTGGGACGACGGCCGCGTGAGCCGCGGCGTCATGGAGCGCCGCGCGATCGAGTCCGACCCGCATCCGGTCCTTGCATCGGCGCTGGCTGCCGCCTACGACGACCCCGACGCGCGGACCATCCTCGGACCGTCGGCGTTTCCCGACGTGCCGACCCTCGACCCCGGCACGGTGAAGCTCGCCGAGGGTGCGATCGACCCGTTCGTCCCTCGGCTCGAGGCCATCCGCGCGCGCCTCGCGGATCATGGCCTCAAGACGTGGAGCGGCTCGATGCAGGCCGCGCACGGGAATACGCGCCTCCTCACCTCCGCCGGGCTCGACGTCGAGGCGGAGGGAACGTCGACCTCGTGGAGCGTGAGCTTCGACGGCGAGAGCGTCGGCGCGGGGAAATCGGGGCGACGCCTCGAGCCGTTCGAGGAGTTCGCCCTGCGCCTCGATCGCCTCGTCACGCTCGTCCTCGCCCTGCGCGGCACCGCACCGGCGCGGCCGGGGGGCGTCGTTCCGGTTCTGTTCCATCCCGGCGTCGTCGAGGACTACGTGCTCGCCGTCCTCCTCCACAACTTGGACGGCGAGCAGGTCGCGCACGGCACCGGCGCGTTCACGCGCGCGCAGTTCGGCTCCGGCTTCGCGTCGTTACGACCGGACCTCACGCTGCGGACCGACCCGCTCGTCCCGTTCGCCAGCGGCGCCTACCGGTTCACGCGCGAAGGCGTGCCCGCAGCACCGGTCACGCTGATCGACCGCGGCCGTCTCGCGACCCCGATGCTCGACCTCAAGTACGCGCGCCGCCTCGGCCTTCCGCCGAACGCACCTCCCGCGGCGATGGACACGCTCTTCTTCGAGGGCGCGTTGGCGATCGACGAGCCGGCGGCGCTCGGCGCCGCGGCCGGCGGCGTGCTCGTCCTCGGCGTCCTCGGCGTGCACACGCAGGACTTCACGAGCGGCGACTTCTCGCTCTCGGCCCCGCAGTCGCTCGCGATCGGGGCGAACGGTTTCGAAGGCCGCCTCCGCGGCACCGTCTCCGGGAATCTCTTCGAGCTGCTCCGCTCCGACGATCTCGCCTTCGTCCGCTTCCCCGGGGAGACGACCCCGGGGCTCCTCGTGCGGTGCCGCTTCGACGCTCAGTGA
- a CDS encoding Hsp20/alpha crystallin family protein: MATDWDPVRDLRNLRERVDTLFQDVLGRAATDPASDASGAWRPPVDAWEDGDAYVVRADLPGVAPGDVTIEVESGVVHVRGDRLSEPPVTRDALLRAERPHGRFGLALTIPPSVDPHGIEARQKDGVLEIVFRKRRGALPGRVRIELK, translated from the coding sequence ATGGCGACCGACTGGGATCCGGTCCGCGACCTTCGCAATCTGCGCGAGCGCGTCGACACGCTCTTCCAGGACGTCCTCGGCCGCGCGGCGACCGATCCCGCGTCCGACGCGTCGGGCGCCTGGCGTCCGCCGGTCGATGCGTGGGAAGACGGCGATGCGTACGTCGTCCGCGCCGACCTGCCCGGCGTCGCGCCGGGCGACGTCACGATCGAGGTCGAGAGCGGCGTCGTCCACGTGCGGGGCGACCGCCTCTCCGAGCCGCCGGTGACCCGCGATGCGCTCCTGCGCGCAGAGCGGCCGCACGGCCGGTTCGGGCTCGCGCTCACGATCCCGCCGTCGGTCGACCCGCACGGCATCGAGGCGCGCCAGAAGGACGGCGTGCTGGAGATCGTCTTCCGGAAGCGCCGCGGCGCACTCCCCGGACGGGTCCGGATCGAGCTGAAGTAG
- a CDS encoding zinc metalloprotease HtpX, with protein sequence MSTTNYLKTALLLGLLTGLILAVGGALGGRQGMIVALVLAGVMNFASYWFSDRIVLAMYRGREVSPAEAPRFHAIVDGLVARAGLPKPKLYLLPGDSPNAFATGRNPQHAAVAATDGILRLMTDEELEGVIAHELGHVKNRDILISSVAATIAGAITFLAHMARWGAIFGGYGGRDNERSGSGNIFVLLATAILAPIAALVIQMAISRSREYGADATGAAIAGSPYGLARALEKLDAYSKRIPMDASPATAHMFIVAPFTGSALMKLFSTHPPIAERVRRLLGR encoded by the coding sequence ATGTCCACCACGAACTATCTCAAGACCGCTCTCCTGCTCGGTCTCCTGACCGGGCTCATCCTCGCCGTCGGCGGGGCGCTCGGCGGGCGTCAGGGAATGATCGTCGCGCTCGTCCTCGCCGGCGTCATGAACTTCGCGTCGTACTGGTTCTCCGACCGGATCGTTCTCGCCATGTACCGCGGCCGCGAGGTCTCCCCGGCCGAGGCCCCTCGCTTCCATGCGATCGTCGATGGCCTCGTCGCGCGCGCCGGCCTTCCGAAGCCGAAGCTGTACCTGCTCCCCGGCGACTCTCCGAACGCCTTTGCGACCGGGCGCAACCCGCAGCACGCGGCGGTCGCGGCGACCGACGGGATCCTGCGCCTCATGACCGATGAGGAGCTCGAGGGCGTGATCGCCCACGAGCTCGGCCACGTCAAAAATCGCGACATCCTCATCTCGTCCGTCGCGGCGACGATCGCGGGAGCGATCACCTTCCTCGCGCACATGGCGCGCTGGGGCGCGATCTTCGGCGGGTACGGCGGCCGCGACAACGAGCGCAGCGGGAGCGGCAACATCTTCGTCCTCCTGGCGACGGCGATCCTGGCCCCGATCGCGGCGCTCGTCATCCAGATGGCGATCTCGCGCTCGCGCGAGTACGGCGCCGATGCGACCGGCGCCGCGATCGCCGGGTCGCCTTACGGCCTGGCGCGCGCGCTCGAGAAGCTCGACGCCTACTCGAAGCGCATCCCGATGGACGCCTCGCCGGCGACGGCGCACATGTTCATCGTCGCGCCGTTCACCGGGTCCGCTCTCATGAAGCTCTTCAGCACGCACCCGCCGATCGCCGAGCGCGTGCGCCGCCTCCTGGGGCGCTGA
- a CDS encoding metallopeptidase TldD-related protein, whose protein sequence is MAGPASTIVTELEAQTDLAKALIARAQARGAFLIWRAQATRAARLLVRSGRVEEAVVAQGSGHGVHAVLDDGRSAFGSRDDFGPEPSAALLDATIDAASSGGALGVAGGSFAPDAPSTARDLPAGIAAFDALDLDAASARLVALERELTSDLPGVTTTLAFQAVLEVWRILRSDGADVLFAVPRCVLRASLSSSGDARHTVGASLADPSPRMFDDPAAVATFLARARAAGSLAAALPDAPTHPAGSFPLVIDYALAKGLAHEAFGHASEADGFRSSVLARDGRFRSGDTVGPAHVSVIDEPVQGDFAWQPYSATGSPRRRATIVDHGRLRDALTDAWSARGAGTALTGADRAESFRSAPLPRMSNIRIELDDPLPAPGAFEDYSAERVRDLLGDAGIFSRHRRVAFLSGYGGGQVNPPTGDFVFNCKAIYALGPDEVVLHKPAIFSGSMFGALGAVREGFGPLKLDAIGSCGKWGQSVPSSGGSHYFLVLDPDPGVRLGGR, encoded by the coding sequence ATGGCCGGCCCCGCCTCCACGATCGTCACCGAGCTCGAAGCCCAGACCGACCTCGCCAAGGCGCTGATCGCGCGCGCGCAGGCCCGCGGCGCGTTCCTCATCTGGCGCGCGCAGGCCACGAGGGCGGCGCGCCTTCTCGTGCGCTCCGGGCGCGTCGAGGAAGCGGTCGTCGCCCAGGGCTCCGGCCACGGAGTCCACGCCGTCCTGGACGACGGCCGCAGCGCATTCGGAAGCCGCGACGACTTCGGTCCCGAGCCTTCCGCGGCGCTCCTCGACGCGACGATCGACGCCGCCTCCTCCGGCGGCGCGCTCGGGGTCGCCGGCGGCTCCTTCGCGCCCGACGCCCCGTCGACCGCGCGCGACCTCCCCGCCGGCATCGCCGCCTTCGACGCGCTCGACCTCGACGCCGCGTCGGCGCGTCTCGTCGCGCTCGAGCGCGAGCTGACGTCGGATCTTCCGGGCGTCACGACGACGCTCGCCTTCCAGGCGGTCCTCGAGGTGTGGCGCATCCTGCGGTCCGACGGCGCCGACGTGCTCTTCGCGGTCCCGCGCTGCGTCCTGCGGGCGTCGCTGAGCTCCTCGGGCGACGCGCGCCACACCGTCGGCGCCTCGCTCGCCGACCCGAGCCCACGGATGTTCGACGATCCGGCCGCCGTCGCGACGTTCCTCGCCCGCGCGCGCGCCGCGGGCAGCCTCGCCGCGGCGCTGCCCGACGCGCCGACCCATCCCGCGGGCTCGTTCCCGCTCGTCATCGACTACGCGCTCGCCAAGGGGCTGGCGCACGAGGCGTTCGGACACGCATCCGAAGCCGACGGGTTCCGTTCTTCGGTCCTCGCGCGCGACGGTCGGTTCCGCTCCGGCGACACCGTCGGCCCGGCGCACGTCTCGGTGATCGACGAGCCGGTGCAGGGCGACTTCGCGTGGCAGCCGTACTCGGCGACCGGGTCACCCCGCCGCCGCGCGACGATCGTCGATCATGGACGCTTGAGGGACGCGCTCACCGACGCGTGGTCCGCGCGCGGCGCCGGAACGGCGCTCACCGGCGCCGACCGCGCCGAGTCGTTCCGCTCCGCACCGCTTCCCCGCATGTCGAACATCCGGATCGAGCTCGACGATCCGCTTCCCGCCCCGGGGGCCTTCGAGGATTACTCCGCCGAGCGCGTGCGCGATCTCCTCGGGGACGCGGGAATCTTCTCGCGCCATCGCCGCGTCGCGTTCCTCTCCGGCTACGGCGGCGGTCAGGTCAACCCGCCGACCGGCGACTTCGTCTTCAACTGCAAGGCGATCTACGCGCTCGGCCCGGACGAGGTCGTCCTGCACAAGCCCGCCATCTTCTCCGGGTCGATGTTCGGTGCTCTCGGCGCGGTCCGCGAAGGCTTCGGCCCGCTCAAGCTCGACGCGATCGGGAGCTGCGGCAAGTGGGGCCAGAGCGTCCCCTCCTCCGGGGGCAGCCACTACTTCCTCGTTCTCGATCCCGATCCGGGCGTGCGCCTCGGCGGACGGTGA
- a CDS encoding HD domain-containing protein, whose translation MAESMRQTMEREEDARLAPYALRSSEGVRRHPLEDDGRAFDYRTAYQRDRDRIVYSRAFRRLRHKAIAGILPAYEDHRRNRLTHTLEVTQVARTIGRALRLNEDLVEATALGHDLGQPPFGPAGVQAIDDLLAGRRDGRGGPGLGDRGGFSPAWQGLRVVDLLEKRYGHPGLNLTDATREGIVKAGGAPLAEEPAPEGLRWGMPPLFEAQVVALAVRLASALHDLDDALQAGTAGLAEVEKLGAIRELKRKLGARYPRGGGRFAAANAIHRGLTHLLVTGAILASQASLAKWKTAHKISSPKAFREKRDEAVTGEEIALPAGGESLVSELERFLTARLHRGEAERVEARGRRVVLGLFAAYFADPALLDDHVLFRMKETAGVRYFRDLSREHREREAKAYRADHRYTRLLADHLAAMTDGYALAEHARLAEMGAVPIPSLEQLRREDQP comes from the coding sequence ATGGCCGAAAGCATGCGTCAGACGATGGAACGCGAGGAGGACGCGCGTCTGGCGCCCTATGCGCTCCGGTCGTCCGAGGGCGTGCGCCGCCACCCTCTCGAGGACGACGGGCGCGCCTTCGACTACCGGACGGCCTACCAGCGCGACCGCGACCGGATCGTCTACTCGCGCGCTTTCCGCCGCCTGCGGCACAAGGCGATCGCCGGCATCCTCCCCGCCTACGAAGACCACCGCAGGAACCGGCTGACGCACACGCTCGAGGTCACGCAGGTCGCCCGCACGATCGGCCGCGCGCTCCGCTTGAACGAGGACCTCGTCGAGGCGACGGCGCTCGGCCACGATCTCGGCCAGCCTCCGTTCGGCCCCGCCGGTGTCCAGGCGATCGACGATCTCCTCGCCGGGAGACGCGACGGGCGCGGCGGGCCCGGGCTCGGAGATCGCGGCGGCTTCTCGCCGGCGTGGCAGGGGCTACGCGTCGTCGACCTCCTCGAGAAGCGCTACGGCCACCCGGGCCTGAACCTCACCGACGCGACCCGCGAGGGGATCGTGAAGGCGGGGGGCGCTCCGCTCGCGGAAGAGCCCGCTCCCGAGGGATTGCGCTGGGGGATGCCGCCGCTCTTCGAGGCGCAAGTGGTCGCCCTCGCGGTGCGTCTCGCGTCGGCGCTCCACGATCTCGACGACGCGCTCCAGGCGGGGACCGCCGGCCTCGCCGAGGTCGAGAAGCTCGGCGCCATCCGCGAGCTGAAGCGGAAGCTCGGTGCGCGCTACCCGCGCGGCGGCGGCCGATTCGCGGCGGCGAACGCGATCCACCGCGGCCTCACGCACCTCCTCGTGACCGGCGCGATCCTGGCCTCGCAGGCGAGCCTCGCCAAGTGGAAGACCGCGCACAAGATCTCGAGCCCGAAGGCGTTTCGCGAGAAGCGGGACGAGGCGGTGACGGGCGAGGAGATCGCCCTTCCGGCGGGAGGCGAGTCGCTCGTCTCGGAGCTCGAACGGTTCCTCACCGCGCGCCTCCACCGCGGGGAAGCCGAACGGGTCGAGGCCCGGGGCCGCCGCGTCGTCCTCGGCCTCTTCGCCGCCTACTTCGCCGACCCTGCGCTCCTGGACGACCACGTCCTCTTCCGGATGAAGGAAACCGCCGGCGTGAGGTACTTTAGGGACCTGTCCCGCGAGCACCGGGAGCGGGAGGCCAAGGCATATCGAGCGGACCACCGTTACACGCGGCTTCTGGCCGATCACCTCGCCGCGATGACCGACGGTTACGCTCTGGCGGAGCACGCACGGCTCGCCGAGATGGGAGCCGTGCCGATCCCGAGCCTGGAGCAGCTCCGGAGGGAGGACCAGCCATGA
- the grpE gene encoding nucleotide exchange factor GrpE, with product MKVEDKRHGARRDDEDGDNGENAEVVNEELETMRQRAQAAERKLQDVQGAFVAARADLEATRERLLRDADRKVELRFGNVVADLLDSIDDLDLAIEHGTGIDAAAPFLKGVVLARERFLAALQKAGITRIEPLNEPFDPNVAEAVGILPVTDQERHDAVLQVVRSGYALGSRVIRPARVLVGRFIAEA from the coding sequence GTGAAGGTCGAGGACAAGCGCCACGGGGCGCGCCGCGACGATGAGGACGGCGACAACGGCGAGAACGCCGAGGTCGTGAACGAAGAGCTCGAGACGATGCGCCAGCGCGCGCAGGCGGCCGAGCGAAAGCTCCAAGACGTCCAGGGCGCCTTCGTTGCGGCACGCGCCGATCTGGAAGCGACGCGCGAGCGCCTCCTGCGCGACGCCGATCGCAAGGTCGAGCTGCGCTTCGGGAACGTCGTCGCCGATCTGCTCGATTCGATCGACGATCTCGACCTGGCGATCGAGCACGGCACCGGGATCGACGCGGCGGCTCCGTTCCTGAAGGGCGTCGTGCTCGCACGCGAGCGCTTCCTCGCCGCGCTGCAGAAGGCGGGGATCACCCGAATCGAGCCGTTGAACGAGCCGTTCGATCCGAACGTCGCCGAGGCCGTCGGCATCCTGCCGGTGACCGATCAGGAGCGACACGACGCGGTCCTCCAGGTCGTGCGCTCCGGCTACGCGCTCGGCTCCCGCGTCATCCGTCCCGCGCGCGTCCTCGTCGGCCGGTTCATCGCCGAGGCCTGA
- a CDS encoding MopE-related protein codes for MGKLVPAAVLLTALVTAPPAAAGDRVRAAALVTYIHGMTDEIAAREVGPEGVPELLELLQDPGFPRRDNVVAFLGHLRSKTATSGLAGFLAQPVGDPAAPPDDRAVLLVPRALGLIAEAGDPAAASALAAIAGGDPAVTGAYDDETRELLGREAERSLAALAPGATLKPSSFPAPLDGKALASPAPANPAAVAYVEDTSPRGVAANLTYANHAAVAISPQYGMRDAVAKQLLGEAALISGRADFYNDVACCSELHLGAPGGTFGTLTDGNDIINDESQLEAVLKAGTQRIKIVRIINWCDGVGGTNVIGCSLVNGFGMILVRIPEHESMLWLHEFGHNIGLEHASLSNYVMYPYLTGDNLGLQAFECLRFHNPPAASRAAEIDTGVCADVDQDGVVDRIDDCPGVQNNDQIDDDGDGLGSACDNCPGTPNPAQTDIDHDGYGDACDSCIDVDGDGAGRAPATGCPLDCNDTNPAIHPGALDLCDGVDDDCNGVKDDAVCSRFALAGQSRVDGITLATMGRSFGACSQDPAGEPWGRLDYNGDKCLDGDDLAVLTLAFGCTGEQRVCPNH; via the coding sequence GTGGGCAAGCTCGTTCCGGCCGCCGTGCTCTTGACGGCTCTCGTGACCGCTCCGCCGGCCGCCGCCGGGGACCGCGTCCGCGCCGCCGCGCTCGTGACCTACATCCACGGGATGACCGATGAGATCGCCGCTCGGGAGGTCGGGCCCGAGGGAGTTCCGGAGCTCCTCGAGCTCCTTCAAGATCCCGGTTTTCCAAGGCGGGACAACGTCGTGGCGTTCCTCGGCCACCTCCGCTCGAAGACGGCGACCTCCGGACTCGCGGGCTTTCTGGCCCAGCCCGTCGGCGATCCCGCCGCTCCCCCCGACGACCGGGCGGTCCTCCTCGTGCCGCGCGCCCTGGGCCTCATCGCCGAGGCGGGGGATCCGGCGGCCGCGTCCGCGCTCGCGGCGATCGCCGGCGGCGACCCGGCGGTGACCGGCGCGTACGACGACGAGACCCGGGAGCTGCTCGGCCGTGAAGCCGAGCGCAGCCTGGCCGCGCTCGCGCCGGGTGCCACCTTGAAGCCCTCGTCGTTCCCGGCACCGCTCGACGGGAAGGCGCTCGCCTCGCCGGCGCCGGCGAACCCGGCGGCGGTCGCCTATGTCGAGGACACGTCGCCCCGCGGCGTCGCCGCGAACCTGACCTACGCCAACCACGCGGCGGTCGCGATCAGCCCGCAGTATGGGATGCGCGACGCCGTCGCGAAGCAGCTCCTCGGCGAGGCGGCGCTCATCTCCGGCAGGGCCGATTTCTACAACGACGTCGCCTGCTGCAGCGAGCTGCACCTGGGCGCCCCGGGCGGAACGTTCGGGACGCTCACCGACGGCAACGACATCATCAACGACGAGAGCCAGCTCGAGGCGGTTCTGAAAGCCGGCACGCAGCGCATCAAGATCGTGCGGATCATCAACTGGTGCGACGGTGTCGGGGGGACGAACGTCATCGGCTGCTCGCTCGTCAACGGCTTCGGCATGATCCTCGTGCGGATCCCCGAGCACGAGTCGATGCTCTGGCTGCACGAGTTCGGTCACAATATCGGGCTCGAGCACGCCTCGCTCTCGAACTACGTCATGTATCCGTACCTCACGGGGGACAACCTCGGGCTCCAAGCGTTCGAATGCCTCCGATTCCACAACCCGCCGGCCGCCTCGCGCGCGGCCGAGATCGATACCGGCGTCTGCGCCGATGTCGATCAGGACGGCGTCGTCGACCGGATCGACGACTGTCCGGGGGTCCAGAACAACGATCAGATCGACGACGACGGCGACGGGCTCGGCAGCGCCTGCGACAACTGCCCGGGGACACCGAACCCGGCCCAGACCGACATCGATCACGACGGTTATGGCGACGCGTGCGACAGCTGCATCGACGTCGACGGCGACGGCGCCGGCCGAGCTCCCGCAACAGGATGCCCGCTCGACTGCAACGACACCAACCCGGCGATCCACCCCGGCGCGCTCGACCTCTGCGACGGCGTCGACGACGACTGCAACGGCGTGAAGGACGACGCGGTGTGCTCCCGATTCGCCCTCGCCGGGCAGTCCCGCGTCGACGGCATCACCTTGGCGACGATGGGCCGCTCGTTCGGCGCATGCTCGCAGGACCCGGCCGGCGAGCCGTGGGGGCGCCTCGATTACAACGGCGACAAGTGCCTCGACGGCGACGACCTCGCGGTGTTGACCTTGGCCTTCGGCTGCACCGGCGAGCAGCGCGTCTGCCCGAATCACTGA
- a CDS encoding 4Fe-4S binding protein, with protein MPIVIDTDQCESSGACELVCPENVIEIHEGRPVIVNNLACTSCWKCAEVCIAGAIDVD; from the coding sequence ATGCCGATCGTCATCGACACCGATCAGTGCGAGAGCTCGGGCGCGTGCGAGCTGGTCTGTCCCGAGAACGTCATCGAGATCCACGAGGGGCGGCCCGTCATCGTGAACAACCTGGCCTGCACCTCGTGCTGGAAGTGCGCCGAAGTCTGCATCGCGGGGGCGATCGACGTCGATTGA